Proteins encoded by one window of Arabidopsis thaliana chromosome 2, partial sequence:
- the UGT74D1 gene encoding UDP-glucosyl transferase 74D1 yields the protein MGEKAKANVLVFSFPIQGHINPLLQFSKRLLSKNVNVTFLTTSSTHNSILRRAITGGATALPLSFVPIDDGFEEDHPSTDTSPDYFAKFQENVSRSLSELISSMDPKPNAVVYDSCLPYVLDVCRKHPGVAAASFFTQSSTVNATYIHFLRGEFKEFQNDVVLPAMPPLKGNDLPVFLYDNNLCRPLFELISSQFVNVDDIDFFLVNSFDELEVEVLQWMKNQWPVKNIGPMIPSMYLDKRLAGDKDYGINLFNAQVNECLDWLDSKPPGSVIYVSFGSLAVLKDDQMIEVAAGLKQTGHNFLWVVRETETKKLPSNYIEDICDKGLIVNWSPQLQVLAHKSIGCFMTHCGWNSTLEALSLGVALIGMPAYSDQPTNAKFIEDVWKVGVRVKADQNGFVPKEEIVRCVGEVMEDMSEKGKEIRKNARRLMEFAREALSDGGNSDKNIDEFVAKIVRSIEAYRSGRYLSSWWLLRTSSGYTLGAEALQYVV from the exons atggGAGAGAAAGCGAAAGCAAATGTGTTAGTCTTCTCATTTCCGATACAAGGTCACATAAACCCTCTCCTCCAATTCTCAAAACGCCTACTCTCTAAAAACGTCAACGTCACATTCCTCACCACTTCCTCCACCCACAACTCCATCCTCCGCCGTGCCATCACCGGCGGAGCCACTgctcttcctctctcttttgtcCCCATTGACGATGGATTCGAGGAAGATCACCCATCTACGGACACATCTCCCGACTACTTCGCAAAGTTCCAAGAAAACGTATCTCGAAGCCTCTCAGAGCTTATCTCCTCGATGGACCCAAAACCAAACGCCGTCGTTTACGACTCGTGCCTGCCTTATGTCCTCGACGTTTGCCGGAAACATCCTGGCGTTGCTGCGGCGTCGTTTTTCACTCAGTCCTCCACCGTGAACGCGACCTATATTCATTTCTTGCGTGGAGAGTTTAAGGAGTTTCAAAATGATGTCGTTTTGCCTGCAATGCCTCCGCTGAAGGGTAATGACTTACCGGTGTTTCTGTACGATAACAATCTCTGCCGGCCGTTGTTTGAGCTCATTAGTAGCCAGTTCGTGAATGTTGACGACATTGACTTCTTCTTGGTTAACTCTTTCGACGAACTCGAAGTCGAG GTGCTACAATGGATGAAAAACCAATGGCCGGTCAAGAACATAGGACCGATGATTCCATCAATGTACTTAGACAAACGATTAGCAGGTGACAAAGACTACGGAATCAACCTCTTCAATGCCCAAGTCAACGAATGCCTTGATTGGCTTGACTCAAAACCGCCCGGTTCAGTGATCTACGTGTCTTTTGGAAGCTTGGCCGTCTTAAAAGACGATCAAATGATAGAAGTCGCGGCTGGTCTAAAACAAACTGGCCATAACTTCTTATGGGTTGTTagagaaactgaaacaaagaagCTTCCAAGCAATTACATAGAGGACATTTGTGACAAGGGATTGATAGTGAATTGGAGTCCTCAATTACAAGTTCTTGCACATAAATCAATCGGTTGTTTCATGACTCATTGCGGGTGGAATTCGACTTTAGAGGCATTGAGCTTAGGAGTTGCTTTGATAGGAATGCCGGCTTATAGCGACCAGCCGACTAATGCTAAGTTTATTGAAGATGTGTGGAAGGTTGGGGTTAGGGTTAAGGCAGATCAAAATGGGTTTGTTCCGAAGGAAGAGATTGTGAGATGTGTTGGAGAAGTTATGGAAGATATGTCGGAGAAAGGGAAGGAGATTAGAAAAAATGCTCGGAGGTTGATGGAGTTTGCAAGGGAAGCTTTGTCTGATGGAGGAAATTCTGATAAGAATATTGATGAGTTTGTTGCTAAAATTGTGAG AAGCATTGAAGCCTACAGAAGTGGTAGGTATTTGAGCAGTTGGTGGTTGCTGAGAACTTCCTCCGGTTACACTTTGGGAGCTGAGGCCTTGCAGTACGTAGTTTGA
- the UGT74D1 gene encoding UDP-glucosyl transferase 74D1 (UDP-glucosyl transferase 74D1 (UGT74D1); FUNCTIONS IN: transferase activity, transferring hexosyl groups, UDP-glycosyltransferase activity, transferase activity, transferring glycosyl groups; INVOLVED IN: metabolic process; EXPRESSED IN: 22 plant structures; EXPRESSED DURING: 13 growth stages; CONTAINS InterPro DOMAIN/s: UDP-glucuronosyl/UDP-glucosyltransferase (InterPro:IPR002213); BEST Arabidopsis thaliana protein match is: UDP-Glycosyltransferase superfamily protein (TAIR:AT1G05675.1); Has 8199 Blast hits to 8111 proteins in 470 species: Archae - 0; Bacteria - 484; Metazoa - 2414; Fungi - 25; Plants - 5092; Viruses - 117; Other Eukaryotes - 67 (source: NCBI BLink).), with amino-acid sequence MGEKAKANVLVFSFPIQGHINPLLQFSKRLLSKNVNVTFLTTSSTHNSILRRAITGGATALPLSFVPIDDGFEEDHPSTDTSPDYFAKFQENVSRSLSELISSMDPKPNAVVYDSCLPYVLDVCRKHPGVAAASFFTQSSTVNATYIHFLRGEFKEFQNDVVLPAMPPLKGNDLPVFLYDNNLCRPLFELISSQFVNVDDIDFFLVNSFDELEVEVLQWMKNQWPVKNIGPMIPSMYLDKRLAGDKDYGINLFNAQVNECLDWLDSKPPGSVIYVSFGSLAVLKDDQMIEVAAGLKQTGHNFLWVVRETETKKLPSNYIEDICDKGLIVNWSPQLQVLAHKSIGCFMTHCGWNSTLEALSLGVALIGMPAYSDQPTNAKFIEDVWKVGVRVKADQNGFVPKEEIVRCVGEVMEDMSEKGKEIRKNARRLMEFAREALSDGGNSDKNIDEFVAKIVR; translated from the exons atggGAGAGAAAGCGAAAGCAAATGTGTTAGTCTTCTCATTTCCGATACAAGGTCACATAAACCCTCTCCTCCAATTCTCAAAACGCCTACTCTCTAAAAACGTCAACGTCACATTCCTCACCACTTCCTCCACCCACAACTCCATCCTCCGCCGTGCCATCACCGGCGGAGCCACTgctcttcctctctcttttgtcCCCATTGACGATGGATTCGAGGAAGATCACCCATCTACGGACACATCTCCCGACTACTTCGCAAAGTTCCAAGAAAACGTATCTCGAAGCCTCTCAGAGCTTATCTCCTCGATGGACCCAAAACCAAACGCCGTCGTTTACGACTCGTGCCTGCCTTATGTCCTCGACGTTTGCCGGAAACATCCTGGCGTTGCTGCGGCGTCGTTTTTCACTCAGTCCTCCACCGTGAACGCGACCTATATTCATTTCTTGCGTGGAGAGTTTAAGGAGTTTCAAAATGATGTCGTTTTGCCTGCAATGCCTCCGCTGAAGGGTAATGACTTACCGGTGTTTCTGTACGATAACAATCTCTGCCGGCCGTTGTTTGAGCTCATTAGTAGCCAGTTCGTGAATGTTGACGACATTGACTTCTTCTTGGTTAACTCTTTCGACGAACTCGAAGTCGAG GTGCTACAATGGATGAAAAACCAATGGCCGGTCAAGAACATAGGACCGATGATTCCATCAATGTACTTAGACAAACGATTAGCAGGTGACAAAGACTACGGAATCAACCTCTTCAATGCCCAAGTCAACGAATGCCTTGATTGGCTTGACTCAAAACCGCCCGGTTCAGTGATCTACGTGTCTTTTGGAAGCTTGGCCGTCTTAAAAGACGATCAAATGATAGAAGTCGCGGCTGGTCTAAAACAAACTGGCCATAACTTCTTATGGGTTGTTagagaaactgaaacaaagaagCTTCCAAGCAATTACATAGAGGACATTTGTGACAAGGGATTGATAGTGAATTGGAGTCCTCAATTACAAGTTCTTGCACATAAATCAATCGGTTGTTTCATGACTCATTGCGGGTGGAATTCGACTTTAGAGGCATTGAGCTTAGGAGTTGCTTTGATAGGAATGCCGGCTTATAGCGACCAGCCGACTAATGCTAAGTTTATTGAAGATGTGTGGAAGGTTGGGGTTAGGGTTAAGGCAGATCAAAATGGGTTTGTTCCGAAGGAAGAGATTGTGAGATGTGTTGGAGAAGTTATGGAAGATATGTCGGAGAAAGGGAAGGAGATTAGAAAAAATGCTCGGAGGTTGATGGAGTTTGCAAGGGAAGCTTTGTCTGATGGAGGAAATTCTGATAAGAATATTGATGAGTTTGTTGCTAAAATTGTGAGGTAA